The genomic interval AGTAAAACAGACAATCTGTTTTTTTTTGGGGTGGTGGTGGCTGTGTTTCTGGGGAGATAGTAATGTTTCATCATCTGGGTGCTGGTGACTTGGGTTCAGTTTGTAAAAACTGCATTATACACTTACATGTACTTTTCTGTTTATGTATTTTGCTTCGATgaagcttttaaaaatccatagCCTTGTGGAGATTATAGCTGTGTTAAATGAGTTAGTGCTGTAAGGCACGTACAGCTGTGCTTGCCACATAACAAGCACTTGAAAAACTGTGGCTACTATTACTGTTCCAGTGAAACTCTTCAACAGAGCCAAGTAGGCCATCAGCTGGCTCTGCTGCCAGGATTAGTACAGTCTTTCCATAAACTAGCTAGGCATGGACCATACATCTGTTGCGAAAAAATGTACTTTCAAGATCAAAAAAGGAGTTGCTCACACTTGAGAACTAAACTGATGTGgggctgctgtgaacattggaTGGGTTGTGCACTGCACAAAGTCTCTATATTTAAAGGGCTGCCATTCATATCATAGACCTCCtgggtttatgtattttttttaaaaataattttctggtaGGAATTCTGATGATCAGTGTCTTAGTCTAAAAAAACTTACATTAAAGCAGCTTTTTGACAGATGGAAGCAAAGGTGTCAAGAGCATCATTTTCCAACCTGCAAAAAGGTGCTGCATAAAAATACCACCCTGGAACTTGGAAATAAAGGGAGGAGCATGCCTCCTAGGAACTGCCCTTTAAAATGAATACTGATGCAGCTGCCTCTGAGACTATAAAGCCCCAAACCCTGAGGTTGGACTTGAGGGCCCGTGGTTCTTTTAATCACTGGACTGGAACAAACTGGCCTCCTGGCTTGTCCATTGGCCTTTGTAGTTCTGGATGATGGAGGTCTCCAACAAAGAGACACACCCTCTGGGGTTCTGACAAGTTGTGTTTCTGAGGACAAAACCCTGCCAGTGTGACTTCTTTGAGGTCCTGCCCCCTCAGCACAACACCCTGCACTTCTGGCAAAATGGGTTCCAGTTGCCTCATCAAGAACCATGACAGATGTTTGTTAAGCATGCAGACTCTTAGGTCCCTGAGGTGGGCCCAGACATCTCTATGTTTAACAAGCATTCCAAGGGACTCATATCCAGCTGAGTTTAGGAAATCCTGTTCTAATAGGGTTCTTAACAAAGGGACTGGAATCGGGCAAAATCTATGAGCTCAGTCAGTCCCTTCACCTCATGGAGGGAAAGGGTGTGGGGAAGTGGGAGGCAATATTCAAGTTCAAAAAGGTACgtatgaatggactaacagttaccagggagaaaaggactggggaggaagggtgggaagggagggacaaggaggaaggggggagaaagggagcattatgattagcatgtataatgtgtggggggggcacggggagggctggaCAACCCAGAGAAGATaagcaatgattctgtaacatcttactacactgatggacagtgactgtaatgggaatgTGGGGGaaccttggtgatggggggagtctagtaaacataatgttcctcatgtaattgtaatgataccaaaaaaaaaaaaaaaaagacacgtATGtgtggtgggaagaaaagaaaatctgacaACGTGGATCCTGCTATCGCCTTTTCTAGGCTGGGCCAGGGAAGAGGCTGCCTTGTCTGGTGGGTGGAGAGCTGGTGAGGACATAGCATGCCTGGCCCTGTAGGGGACAGGGGGGAGAGAGGGCACCATGTGGCAGCCACAGGTCAAAGAGCAAAAGCAGTCACAGCGCTGTCTGCCCTCTGGTCTGGGACTAGGCCTGGATTGGGTCACTGGGCCAACACCCCAGTAGGGGATAGGCCTTTGCCCATCCTACTGTAGGACCAGTGAAGCTCTGGGGACAGACATGTCAGGTCCTGAAGTGCTATGGTGACAAAATAGGGGGATCTGAAACTGATCACCAAATCCTAACAGTCCAGGGGGCTGCAAATGGTTCCCCAGCCCTCAGTTCTAGCACTGGAACAAAGTCCAGGATGGGACCTGAGTCTACACTGGAGTCTCACTGCCCAGAGACCCTTCAACAGGGGGCAGTGTTAGTCCTGGAGATGTGAAGGTGGGCAGCTAGACCAAAAAAGTTATCAGCCCCCAAGGGCCTATTCAAAGTTTCACCTGCCAGAGGAATAAAACTGCGTTTGCTCCACTCTCTACGCCTTGGCTGTTCCAACTTGGAGGGCAGGGAAGAGGAGCTGAGCCCAGGCTACCGGGGGCCCCTGGTCCCCAGTTCAGACCCTGGAGCCTCTTCATCAGAAGCTTACGGGCCTGGTGTGTTCCCTCCTACCCACTGCGCCCAGCAGGTGGCACCTCCATGTGGGTACTTACAGGGTACCTGGTGGGGGTGCAGGCCTGGGCAACCTTCAGCCATTTTCTCGTTCTGAGAAGCAACAGCTGCTTCCTATTTTCCTTTTAGAAGAGGCTTGTTGGTGGAGGTGGGTTTAGACAAAGAAACCAAACCAGTTCAATAGGAATTTACCACCACTGCTAGGTGTTGGGGAAAGGGGCCCTGGCAGCTGTGGAGTAGTAGAACCACAATGGACTTGGAGGGTGAAGACCAGAGCTGAGTGCCAGCTTATTAACAGCAGGACTTAGAGCATGTTGCCCGATAATCCTGTTTCCTCTTCTACAAAATGGGGCTAACAGCAGCCACCCCTGAGTGCACTGCAAGGGCTAAAGTCAAAGCACAGTGAACACATGCAATTGTCATTACCATTGCCACTGCCGCCccatccctgccccctgccctcagGACAGACTGGGGGTTTATCTGAGCCTCCCACCCTTCTCCCTAGAGGCCAGTCTTCGGTATTCTTCCCCTGCTCCTGAGGAAGGTGGTGTAACCAGCTGCTGTTGGGGTACGGGGGCGTCCTCCCCTCGGGGCTCCTGGCCCAACAGTTAGGATGAGCAGAGTGACCAGGTGTGGTCAGCAGGGAACAAGGACCAACATACCCGGCTGTTGGTGGAGGGCCAGAGGGGTGCGAGCTGTGAACACTTTACACACAAATGGGAAGGCcttgggggagaggagagaggggagggagggaattaAGGCAACCAGGTGTCCTGGGCACAAGTGAGGCCCCTCCTGGCCCGGGGAGCTCAGGGAAACCAAGAGTGGTGGAGAGCAGAGCCAGAACCAACCAAAACTCACCCCAAAACAACCTGGGCCCGCCCGGCACCTGCTGCTCCCCCCAGTTGGCAGGTCCAGCCTCGGTAACAGGAGGATGGgttcagcctcctcctcctcagccccCAGGGCTGGAAGGTGAGCCAGGGAAGAGCAAGAGGGGGCTTCAGGCCCCTCTGAGGGCTGAAGGGGACTCAGAAATCATAACAAAAAAGGCCAAAAGGTTTTTACTCTGTGAGCCCTGGGAGGGCTGGGCAGAGCTGGAGGTGTCCACAGGAGGGGGTGAGCAGAGAGGAGAGGCTGGGGGCCTGCGGTCTGGCTTCCTTGTCAGGGGAGGAGACAGGGCAGGTGAAGGCCAGACGTGACCCCACCCCAGGCTCCAGAGGGGCTCCAGTCCTGGGGCCCAGCTCCGACACCCACCCCTCCTGAGTCCACACTGGAGTCCTTGCCAGGCCTGACGCCGCATGGCTGGCCTGAAGCCTGTGTCGGAAGAGAAGCTTGGCAGAGGGAAAAGCCAGCACAGGCTGACCCAGCTGATACGAGTCCTTGCCTGGGCTTGTGTCTTTGCCCTGCAGCAAGAGGGCACAGCCAAGCAGGGAGGGCCTGAGGCTGGGAGAGCTGTCTCTGCCCGCCAGAGCCCTGCCCAGATTCTTCAGCCTCCAGGTCGGGGGGCTCCGTACAGAGGACGCTGGCTCAAAGCTCATCAGGGGGGCTGTGTGTGAGGGGGGATGCCTTCTGGACGCCCTCGTCCTCCTCAGGGCTGGGGTCTCCCTCCAGGCCCCCCAGCTCCTTCCTCTGCTTGCTGCTCCTGCCACCCGATGCTTTGGCCATGTTACTCTTCTTCTTGGACTTCTTCCCTCCCAGGGCGGCTGTGTCCCCCTTCTTGCCAGACCACTGCTCCGCCAGGCAACCTGGAGTGAGGAAGAAAGAGACCCTCAACAGACTGGGGTGCAGGGCGAGGAGCACTGGCTGGGCATGTCAGGTGGGATTGGTGCCCAATGTCAAGACCCTACCTCCTGCCTCACTGTGGCTCCCAAGCTCTGCTGGGGCATCTGATTTACTTGCATGTTGTTCTGTACCTGGTTTCAGTACCTCTAAACCCACCCTGTCCCATCAAACTCCCTGAGGGCAGAGATGCTACAATGCCCtctatttcttatttcttctctgtcctCTGATGGGGAGCAAACAATAAAACCAAGGGCCGATcagccctgccctctccctcGCTCAGACTCACTGGTGTCCTTGCCCTTCAGCACGTGGTTGGCGCAGAGGAATTGAGTCAGGTCCTCCTCCTGGTGGTTCCTGTACCAGTCCTCGATCACCTCCTCAAACTCCTCCACCAGCACGTCGCACTATTAATCACAACACCTCGCATTGGCGAAGCCCCAGCACTGACTTGCTCCCTGAGGAGCCAAGCCAAGCCTCACAACCCACCACAAGACAGGCGGGAGGCCATGATTCTCCAGAGGAGACTGCAGCCAGAGAGGAAGCGACTTGACCAAAGTCCCCCAGCTCTTGGCGGGCTTCCTCAGCGACAGCCCCATCCCCTCCCACCCGTGGGGCACAGCAGCCTCTGAGGGCCCGAGGGCCTGTACCTGCTTCTTGAGGTCAGCCACCTCTGCAGAGGTCTCATTCCACAGCTCATAGGGGATGTCCATCACCACCTTGACCCCTTTGTGTACCAGGTTGTGTAGCGTCTCAAAGGTCTCTGACATGCCCTGCAAGAGGAACCAGACGTGAGGGGCAGAGACCCTTCTCCGCCTCCCACCCTCCTCTCTGGGTGGCTGGCGGGCCGAGGCCGTAGCTCTGAGAAGGTAAGACATTCCCAGGCTTCTCACACTTGACCTAGGGTCCTCTCCTCTCTTTCAGGCCTGCCTCCTAtaacccctccacacacacaaaccctgtcCTGCCTCCCCACACCTCATCCCTTCAAAAAGGTCTGCTGGTGCCCTCAGGCCCTTTTCTAGGAGCTCAGTGTGTCTCTTTCCCCTCACTGTCGCTGGGCACACTCGCTCCCCCAAACCCACGCCAACTTCTTGCTCTGGGTTCTTCTGTGGGCTTGGTTTTTCCTGGGTGGGAAGAGGGCACAGGTGAGGTAGAGAGGACTCTTGGGTCTATAAAAAGATTCCTGCCAGCTACCTAGTCTTCTTCTGGAGACAACATACTATTTCCTCTACCTTTCCAGAGATTACGCACATAAACACAAGcaaatacatatacaaatatatcctccTCTCCTCCACCCTGCTTTTTACACTAATGTTAATATGTATTATCCATGCTGTCCTGCACCTTGACTTTTTTACTAAATAATACACCTTGGAGATTATTTTAGTTCAATTCAAAAAAGAGCTACTCATTCTTTATTTTACAGTTGCCTAACAGTCTGCTGATGGCCATATTAATTTATTCAATGACTCCTCTACTGATAAAGGGTTAGGTTGTTTCTAATTGTTTTGCTATAAAGTAACAAAGTAATTTATAACACCTTAACATTAAAGCAAATGTGGATTTATTATGAAGTACAGTACAAAATTCACACAAActttaaagataaaatgtaaGACTTTTACTGCTTGGGACTATCCCTCTAGGTTTCCCAGGGGTTTCTACCTGATCAGCTTTGCTAGAAGGGTATTAGGTAGAGAAATGCGGGAGGCAAGTCTCTTACCACATGCCAGATACTGAAgatgtaaaaacaaagaaatacgagcCCTGATGTAAGCAGTTCATTCTCCAGAGAGAGAGGCATTTCTGTACACAGTAAGTGCATTACATGTCACACGGGCACCCTGGTGGAGGTCTGAGAAGGTGGCACTGTGGGCTGGGAGGGACTGGTAATCACCATCTCCCCCCGGCCCCCCGCCACTTTTGATATCTCCTCTAGCCCCCCCATAGTTCTGGACATCCTGAGCTCCTCCTGTGTTCAAGTGCTCAGGCCTCCATGGGAGCCACCACCCTGGAGCACTTCTGAGGCTGAGGCAGGACCCGGATGGGCAGGCTCAAGCCATTACAAATGTGTCTGTTGCCGCTAAAAAGTCAGGCCCCTCAAGAGGGTAGGAAAACAAACAGGAATTGATAAAGATGGGAAGAGGCCACAGAGGCAAGCTCCCAGGGCACCATCTTCAGGTCGCCCCCGTACCAGCAGACACGCTTAGGTAAGGgcaggcccagccccagcccagtccAACCTTGGCAAACCGGTTGCTGCCAGTCCTCTCTTTGTGTAGGCTGTAGTCCAGGAGCCGCTTGCAAATAGTCTCAGTGACTTCAATTAACCGTAAGTCCCTGCAGAGACAGCAGCACGAGAGGGACTGAGTCTCCCTCCTAGCCCCAGTGGGTCAGTGGTCCGTCCCTCCAGCCCTGCTACCCCAACACCTGCACATCTCACCAACGGGAAGTCAGAGCTGGAAGGAAGATAGGTCATCTGGTCTGGGGGCTCTGAAATGCTGGAATACAGACCAGAGAGACAAAATTTTAACAGCTCTATGGAAAGGAATTTTTTATAAAGCTAAATGattcaatatttaatttaaaaaaaagataaagtagaTGTGCTAAATTTTGATGTTATGGTATCAGTTCAATTTGAAAGGACAATTGCAGCTGGCAGAGTGcatttcttttgctttgtttttaatatttatccCTGGCAAAATTAAATGTTAGTAATCTTATGTTACCAATCATTTTAGAAATTGCATTGGTCCGTGAAATCCAAAAGTCTGGGAATCCCTGATAAGGACCAAAAGTCttgtttttaaagatgaggagTTTGCAGCCCAGAGGAGTTTAAGGATTATCAAGGCCACACAATTAGGCGGGGACGGAACCAGGGGGCAGATTCAGGTTTGGGTTAGAGCTGCCTCCCTTTGATGGGTTTGCCTTGCTGGAAGGGAAAAGGGCACTCCAAGCCCCGGAAGCCTGTAGGAACAAAGCAGGCCAGGCCAGTGGGTCCCCTGTTTACTTACGACTTGGTATACTTGACCCCGGAGGCCTTCCGGTCCAAGATGCCATAGCCCGTGTCAATCACCTCCCTGGTCTTGCCGGTTTCCTCAAAGGCTGACTTCAGCTCCACAGCGACATATTTACACActgaggaggaagacacagcctACTGAGTGCAAGTGAGTCTGACCGTAGCCAGCTCCCAGCAAAACAGACCCAGGCGGCGCCTCTCCCAGACTGGGTCAAGTCAATACGCGGAGCTGGGAGGGGGTTAGCTCCAGACCACCAAGTGGAGTTGGCTGGGTCAAAGAGACTCTGAGACCCACTGGCCCATGTCCACTCTCAGTCCTTCTCCTACTGACTTCATCTCTCCCAGCTCCTTCCTGCCCCCTACTCCCCacaattattttacttaaaaaattttcaagCATGTAGGAAAGCTGAAAGAGTACAATGATTATCTATATACCTTACACTCATATTCAGCCAATGGTCTGCCACAATCTCTCCAATACATAAAATACAGTGCGATATAATGGgtcataaaaaatacatatttggtcatgtgtatgaccaaatatatattcccCAGGTATatgtggtcttcatccacagttcctgaaaacactccagagtcttaaaggtgaaatggttaTTTTGtaatgttaatgagagacttttggattcCCCACCCCtgaatggccaataatttagtcaatcacgaCTGTGCAGTGCAGTCCTCACAAAAGCCCCTGAGAGGAGCTTATCACTCTGCTCTGCTTGGTTGCATCCCGCTTCTCAGTTGGAGAGCTTATATGCTTGGGGAGCCAGAACGCCTCcacatgccaccaagccaggccccaagctccagagAAGTTCctgtatttgggaccttgccctttTGTATCTCTTCAtgtggctgttaacttgtatcctttattaaactgtaagcataagtgttttcctgagttctgtgagccttaatcgaacctaagggggaggtcatgggaacctccaatctatagCCGGTAGGTTAGAAGCACGGGTAACTGCTTGGGGCTTGCGACTgtgtctggagttgggggtggagggcagtctcgTAGGATGGAGGTTAAAGGTTAAAGAttcccttaacctgggaatctggtgctgtctctgggcacaTACCATCAGAgctgagttgagttctccaacacctgatggtgtttgagaattgcttaatgttagtatgtgtgggaagaccccttcccacatacttatacacattggaattgggtccggGAACCTGAATGAAGGTATCCTACTTTTATTGCTGTGTATGATGTCattattgttatacatatatgtaggaaaaaaagaCACCATTGCATTTGGCGTCCAGGAGAGAGAATAACATATGGTGATATAATAATATACCTAAACAATGTACACATTATTTTTACTAAACTATTTTGAAATTAAGTTATGGACATCATGATCTTTCACCCCTAAGTGTGTTGTCATGCATCTCCTCAGAACAAGGACCTTCTCCCACCTCTGCGTAAAATAATTACGGTACTTTTGTATTTTGTAAATTAATAATTCCAATATCTAATTCTCaatccatattcaaatttccccAATTGTCCCCCAAATGTCTTTTACAGCTGTTTTACTACTTGATTTTGTATGTTGTTCCAACACCAGCTCTCTATTCCTATACCAAGTTAATTTTGCTCCAATCCCTCCAGAGGCTTTGTTTCTACTGTTTCTGTACATTCATTTTCCCATTCCCTCTGACTCTTCCTCCAACAGTTATTAAGCAGCTCCTATGTCAGGCACTGCCTGGGGATTCAGAGATGAAAACAAGGTCCACTCCTTCCGATCCAAAGTCTAATGGAGCAGaaagaaatgtaaacaaataATTACCACTGCATAAGGAGTGCTACCACTAAATGTGTCAAGTGACTGAAGTCCTAGAAAAGTGCTTAATGCCCTCCAGGGGCTTTTCTACCTATTCTCCCAACAGTACACTAATAGCCTTCTTGCCAAGGAAGCCCTTCTGCACTCATCTCACCTGCTCTTGATTTCATCTGGGCCTCAGCAAGGTCCATGCTCTTACTAAGGGCCTTTACATGTGTCTCTTCCGACTAGACTCCAGAGGTACCCAAAGTGAGTGTCATGTATTGGGTTTCTTCTGTATTCCTCGAGTCTGGGGCTCTGTATGCGTTGGACACTTGATAAATACTGCTGAGACTGTTGTCGAGCAGCTTCTCAAGCCTCTGAATGGAACATGTAGGCTAAATGCCATCGGCATTGTTCTAACACACAGCAGGGTTTCACAGAAAACCAATCTACCACCAGAACACATCCCCTGGAGGCTTGCTTGGTGAAATTTAATGACATATACATTAATAAAAGGCCTGGAGAACTTGGAACACATGAAAAGTCCAAAAGAAAAGCTGGTGATCTCAAAGTCTGCAGTGAATTGAGGACATCTCACCTCCCTGGCTCTCCATCTCGGACCATCTGGGTTCCCTTCCCTCTTGTGTCCTGTACTCTGTGAAAACTCATCATTTTTCTGACTCTTTTGCCCCTTCTCCCATGCCCAAAACATGTAGTATTCCAGGCCCTGGGGGGTTGGAACATCCTCTCTCTCTTATACCTATCAACCATAACCCTGCTTCTCAACTTTTCCAAACCTTACCTCTTTAGGACCCCCTCTGAAGATCCCACCCAGAACCAGAGTTGGAGGAAACTCAAGGAAGAGACCCCAGACCTTCAGGGACATCCACCTACTCTTTTTCTGGGCAGATTCTCCTTCCTCTGTGCCAAGGCCTGTTCTATTCAGGCTAATGCACCAGGAGGCAGGCTTTGTGTGCTGGACACAGTCAATACTTAGTAACAAAGGTGTAAGAATGAATACAAGTAAATATACTATTAAGAGAAGCCTAAGGGTTAGACTTTGCCAAGTCATCCTGTGACTGCAAATACCTTTTAAATTAATCTTTATTAATTACCTACAAAATGAGGTTTGACTAGAATGACCTCTAAGGTCCTTGCCAGCTCTATGCTTTTGTAAGTTTGTCAATGCCTCCTAAGGAAAAGAAATGTGAGCTTTGTAGGCTATGAGAGAGAGAACTAGAAGGGActctttggtatcagagtaagatagaaaacagagaagaggagaTGAAACGCCCAGATTATACCATACCAGTTAGGACTAGAGGGAGAGTCAAAGGAAAGCATCATAAGCCTCTATTCAAGGCAGTGAGGGAGCATACACGCTAGAATCCATGCTGAGCTGTACCAGGTTAACCAGCTCCTGTCTGAAGCATTTCACCTTTAATCTCTCAAATGGAAGGACTATGTGCGCCAAACCACCCCACCCCTACATCCCAGTACTTCGGGAACATCCGGCTGATGCAGGCTTTGACTCAGGATGAAATGGATTTAGAGCCAACTTTCTTCGTGGGGTGGGGAGTCAGGGATGCAGAAAGGAACCTGTGACTATAAAGTTctgacaagaaaacaaaaatggaggGGAGGAAGAAAATGCAGGCTTTTCATAGCCCTGCACCACTGACTCGTATGCTggcattttcctctttctctcttcctaagTTCCACACCTCCACCCACATGTCTTTGGGATTCACTTTTTCTCCATATTCTTAAAATCCTCATccctcaccaagttcccccagGCTCTCTTCTTCTCCCAAAGTGACTCCTTAGGCCTCTGAccctcctctttcctcctcaCACACCctatttatttcaaatttattcatatttatatcaGGCGCATTTACAGGATGCCTACCAGGCACTGTGAATAAATATCAGACAAGGTCCCtgacctcaaggagctcacagctaATCAGGGAGCCAGCCAATCACACAGATTAGGTGGCGGAGAGGGCACTAAGGGGAGAGTCTCAGGCTTTTCTTCCCCCAAGACCAGTCATATGAATCTTTTCGGTTCCTCAAACTTGTCCTTTGCTTCTCAGCCTGTAGGCCTATACATCCGCGGTTTCCTTTGTGGGACCCTCTCTTTTCACCCCGCTAACTCCTAATTACTCTTTGGGCTTCCTTATACAAAGCCTCTGCTGATCTCCCTTCACGCACagcctttcccccaacccctgggCTACATTAGACGTTCCTCACCGGACTGCAAAGCACTGTACCTGCTGTATCTCAGCACCTACGACCCCGGATTATAACtacttgcttatattttgttagCTCCAGGTGCACTGAGACCTGAGTCCCCatcacacacgcacacagcagGTACAAGGAATGAAAAGACGGGCTCAGGAGCCCAGGGCACTCCGTTCCCTGGCCCTTCTCTGCAAGCACCGCCCCTCCGGCAGGATCCTCCATGGGCCCCGCCCCCTCACCTTCGCATTTGCTGGGCAGTCGGACCCAGTCGGTCTCATCCGCATGAGCCTGGCTCGGGCCCAGCTCCGGCAACGACAGTAACAGCAGCAGTAGCGGGGATACAAGCAGAAGGCCGCGGGGCCCGGGCCGGCAAGCAGGGTCAGGCAGTGGCTCCATGGCCCAGCCGGACCCGGCCGCGCTTCCTCCCCGGGGGCGCGCTGGGTAGCTCCCAGGAGCCGCTTCCGGGACTGCACACGTGCCTCGGCGTAACCAGAGAAACCGCGAGCCCCTGCCAGCTCCCTCCTCCGGCGCCTTGGTCCCGTCCCCAAAGCCGGCGCAGCCAATGGGCTTTTCGGAATTCGCTTTCCTGCGAATGGGAGGACGAGTATTTTTTCGTCGTCGGCCaatgagagaatggatggtgTCCTCAGTGACCTATGGTAGCATCTTTTCCCACCCACTACGGAGGACCAATACCGTGGAGAAGAAGCAGCGGCTGGTACTGAGTTGGAGAGGGTAGGGCGCGCAGGTCCTGCAAGACTTGCGCAAGGCTGTTTTCACTGCCTCCTCCGCCTCCTTACACGCCACTTCCCTCCTGGAGTCATAATGCAGCAAGCCCCTAGTGACcacctgttttaaaattttattatttgtattgtcGTTGTTATTGTTGTAATTGGCAGTCACTCCGTTAGGTGCTGTGGGTGAGACCATGACGTCTCAAACATCCCAGCCTTCAAACAGCTTTCTTAGTGCCCAGTCTCCCTAGATTTGTCCCAGAGAGAACCAGAGCAAATCACTCtctttctgagccttagtttccatCTGGATGATGACAGAGTGACCCTCCTAGCTGCTGTTCAAGCCTTGCCCGTTGCTGGGAAGCTCAAATACGTTAAAGTTTTTCGAACAGATTGTAAAACTgtcacacattttctttataatatGTAACATCAGTCCCCTTTTCTgccctattatttatttatttgaattctgAGCTCCCAGAAGTCAGGGACTTGACTAATGAATATATTTCCCTTCCACCTTCCTGGCAATAACAAGGTGCCTGTTGTTAAGGGTCAAACGAGGAGATGCTCAGTgagaccacccccaccccccacctctgccTCATCTGCTGTGTCATCAGGAGAAGGACTCTCTGGGTCTTTGGGGCTGCTTCAGGTTGCCCCCGAGCTCAGTGTCCTATGAATGCACACAGACCAAGGCCACTTCTCTGGAATGTTGTCTGCAAATTCCACTTTTACTCACAAAGGCCTGTTCACCagtgttttgtgtttcctttctaGAGGTTGAATATTCATGCTATGTTATGAACACATCAAAGGGCTGATGCTCAGCCTTTTGACTTGTCATTTCCCGAACTTCTTGTTCAAAACAAGTGTGTgggtgacaggcactttgcataGGCA from Manis pentadactyla isolate mManPen7 chromosome 16, mManPen7.hap1, whole genome shotgun sequence carries:
- the CNPY3 gene encoding protein canopy homolog 3 isoform X2, whose product is MEPLPDPACRPGPRGLLLVSPLLLLLLSLPELGPSQAHADETDWVRLPSKCEVCKYVAVELKSAFEETGKTREVIDTGYGILDRKASGVKYTKSISEPPDQMTYLPSSSDFPLVRCAGTQSLSCCCLCRDLRLIEVTETICKRLLDYSLHKERTGSNRFAKGMSETFETLHNLVHKGVKVVMDIPYELWNETSAEVADLKKQCDVLVEEFEEVIEDWYRNHQEEDLTQFLCANHVLKGKDTSCLAEQWSGKKGDTAALGGKKSKKKSNMAKASGGRSSKQRKELGGLEGDPSPEEDEGVQKASPLTHSPPDEL
- the CNPY3 gene encoding protein canopy homolog 3 isoform X1, with the protein product MEPLPDPACRPGPRGLLLVSPLLLLLLSLPELGPSQAHADETDWVRLPSKCEVCKYVAVELKSAFEETGKTREVIDTGYGILDRKASGVKYTKSDLRLIEVTETICKRLLDYSLHKERTGSNRFAKGMSETFETLHNLVHKGVKVVMDIPYELWNETSAEVADLKKQCDVLVEEFEEVIEDWYRNHQEEDLTQFLCANHVLKGKDTSCLAEQWSGKKGDTAALGGKKSKKKSNMAKASGGRSSKQRKELGGLEGDPSPEEDEGVQKASPLTHSPPDEL